From the genome of Pungitius pungitius chromosome 20, fPunPun2.1, whole genome shotgun sequence:
taactataagcaagatcaaagaggaacgttttaagctttatcttaaatgaactgaccgagtctgcccctcggactgaaagtagaagctggttccacaaaagaggagcttgataactgaaggctctggcccccatcctactttttaaaactctaggaaccacaagtagcccagcatctacggagcgcagatgcctaagacggtgcctcaccagcaagtgccttgtaggtgaggagaagtaccttaaattctattcttgatttaacaggaagccagtgcagagaagttaatacaggacttatatgatcccatttcttacttcttgttaatacacgtactgcagcattctgaatcagctggagaggtttaagcgatttacaagaacagcctgataacaaagaattacagtaatccagtctagaagtaacaaatgcatgaactagtttttttgcatcactttgagacaggaagttcctgattttcgatatattacgtcgatgaaaaaaggcagtccctgaagtcttctttatatgagagttgaggacatatcctggtcgaagagaactccaagatttctgacggtgctgttggataccagagcaattccatccatagagactgtatcacgtgacagctgacttcgaaggcgctctgggcctatcatgataacttccgtttttttccgagtttaacatcaggaagttgcaggtcatccaagttttgatgtctccaagacaatactgaagtctaacaagttggttggtgtcttctggcttgatcgatagatacagttgagtatcgtctgcataacaatggtagtttatgcggtgttttctgataacgtcgcccaaaggaagcatgtacagggtaaattgaatcggtccaagcacagaaccttgtggaactccgtgaccaacattggtggtccttgatgattcaccgttcacaaacacaaactgggatcgatctgATAAATATGATTTAAACTTTACTTTTTTATTGTGGCCCAACAactttgttaatttattttggtTAATGTTTCCTTTAGTAGAATATTTGGAAAGATAAACACACTTTTTTGCAGTAAAAATCTGTTTCCTTGTGCCTGGACAACAAGGACCACGACAAGGACATAAATGAACGTGATGAAAGGTGAGGTTCAATATGAGGGAAGGTTCACAGAGCTAAGCAGCCATGATGCCCACCATGCACAACAAGACACCGAGGAATGGGAAAACGTTGCTTATGTTTATTTTCTGCAGGGAATATTCATTGAAGaaccaaaaaaatgtttgatgatACAAAACAGTAAATTCAGAAGTTAAATTGATCAGCATACCACAAACATGTGCACCGTTTCATTCCAGGAAAAGACCCAACATGCAGTTCTTCCCTTCCTAGTTGTTGTTAATGTGAAGATGAATTTGGCCGACATCTGAGGATATCACACCTTCTGATATTCAAATGCTCACGCTATTTTCTGTTACCAGTGGATCCAGGTATGTGTAGGGAACATGGAGAATGTGGTTTCTGGCTCTGATCTCAGCTGATAGCACTTTAAGCTCTGCTTCAAAGCGCTTTATCAGCCTGCAGGGTTGTTTCTCACCAAAGTGTTCCTCTGGGTACTGGCCAAGAGGAACCTGGTGACAATGatacatataaaaaaagaaagggttAGAGTGTgaactttgaatttaaaatattgttCAGCTTCAGTTAGCAGAACATTAACAACCTATACTTGAAACAACTTGAACATGCATTCTGATTTGATTAAAGACTTGGGCTCTTACAAAGTCAGTGGACTGCTTGCTGAGCAGCCACAAGGTGGCCATCCCCTTAACGGTTGTGTTGACATCAGGTAATGTTTGCAGCAGCGTGGCCTCGCTTGCTCTCCCCTTTGTGGTGGGCGGAGGTTGTTGTAGGGAGCTGGGAGTGTTGGGCATCCAGCCGCCGTAGTCATACTGTGATCAATGAATGAAAGAACTGATGAAAAGGCCTTGAAACGTTGCCATCTGACAGTCCTTCAACTACTGTGGTCACCACTAAAGTGTTGTATTGGGATAAAGATAGTCATGGTCCCATGAGGATGACTCCTGATGATCTTTGGTGAAGCCTCACAGTACCGCTAACATGGCTGAAAACTGTAAATCTCATGAAATTCACTCCACAAGAATAGCACCAAGCAAATAGAACAAGTCCATACCTGTCCACTGTTCACCGCCGAGTGCTGTCCTGAGCAAGTGAAGATGACCATGGTGACAAACTTCACCAAACCAGCCACAGTGGTAAAGCCCTGGGGGATTCCTGACAACCAGAGGGAATAAATGGTTGTATAGACGACAAAAAGTTTGACTTTTATTGTATTATGGTTCTAAAATAAGCATATTTTCCATCATTAGGATTGAGCTTGTCGTTCAGCCCACCTGGGCCGGTTTGAGAAAGGAATCCATATTCAAAGATGTCTGAAATCCACTTCTGCAGCTCAGAGTCCTTCTGGACTTCAGCATCAGTCTTGTAGTAGAAGCTCAGCACGCCCTGCACAAACCTTTCAGAAATTGTGGATACCTTCCTTAAACAACATTCTCAGTTGAATTGTACAATTTGTATAAACTGCAGTAATATTCGAATGCAAGACATTTCAAGGCCATTGCTTAAGAATGATCAGTTGTGCCTTCTCTTTAAATAATTTAGTGCAACAGCTTATTCAACAAAGAGGATCAAATAACTTCAAACAAACAGCTTGACATAAACTTCTAATACGGGATGCTGCTGATGAAGGccgtttttaaaaatattttaaggaTCTTCCAGTCTCTGTGCTGATAGGATAGTCACCTCTCTGCAGTAGCTTCATAGTTAACACAAAGACCTGAGCGTGGTTTTCATCCACTCTTTTCTTCAAGAGAAAGTAAAACTCCTATTTCCGTATGCGCTGAATTATTCTTTTCAAATAAAAGGATATTAAGCATTTTGTAATTCCACTTCAGTTCCCTCTTTCGTTAAACATGTGATTACATTCAAACATCACCCGCCTTTGTGTCATCAACACCAATGATTTCTTATTGAAATGACACCTTCAATGATGAAGGGCAGGGATGTCCCCTCCCTGATCCCTCAGTGTAGGACGGTTAATTTAGAAAATGTCATCCGTCACTCAAGAGGTAAGTCAATCATTTACTGTCTAGTCATACTTTCAGGCAATAGTAATCAACTTTGCAGCAGTGCCTCTGGTGGCTGTTAGAAAGGATggaaataaacacttttttaaagggGAGAATAAGTGGTAAAATGAGCAGCTAAACTGATCCTTTGTGACAGTGGTCCCAAACCACCGGGCCACTTGGTACCGTGAAGCAGCTCTTGTTCTCCAATACCAGAATAGCTGCATTACCTGTTGATGATACCCCAAAGCTTGAGTCCATCATCTCTGTAGTAGAAGTTGGGCACGTCCTCCAGCCCACGCTCAGCGATGTCGTCTGGAATGCAGAGGGAGCTGTAGGTCACTGAGGACCACAGTCTCTTCAGGAGTGTCTTCATATCGTCTCCCCCCGAAGCTGCGATCTAGTAGACGTTAAAATATGTAAGGATTAGAGTTAGAAATTCTGAAGGAGACATTGAAATgatataaatactgtatttatttcttAACGTATTTAGGTGTTGGTACCTGTGGGAAAACTCCAGACTCAGATATTAGAAAGTCTCGAGCTAGGTAGTTGATCTGTATAGTGTAGCGAGTGTGAGGTGCAAGCagctgaaaaaaagaggaaacttgAATTACTTCAAGGCACACATCTTCATGCCTCCATGTGAATACCTGTCAGGATTCATGAACTGTGAGACACAGGAATCAGCGACTTGATAAAAAGGAAGGATTGTCCCTTTCCGTTACCTTGTACAGCGGATGCACCATGGGCACGTTGCGCAGCAGGGACACGGTGAACACTTCAGCCAGCAAATGAGTGCGCAGCAGGTGAGTCCCGAGTTGATGCTCGTTGAAATCAGCACTTCTCACAAAAACTTTGGCCAACAACCAGTCAAACCCATCAGTGGGAAAGAAGATGGGATTATCGTGTGCAGGGATTTGCTTCAGctgcagagaagaaaagaggtcTGGTCACATCCATCTCTTTAAGCTGTTAACACATGTAGTCAATATTTATGATCTCTAAGAGCAAATTCATGATTTCAGATCCCAGGTCAGAGCAATTCTCAAATCTTtgtcaaaaagaaaagggagaaaatacggcaatttcaataaaaatatttgaacaacCTTTATTCTCTGATTCACACTATTCATAACTAGTTGAGCACTCTATTTGTGTCAATTCTCTAAAGGTTTTTTGATCTTTTCTGCACAAATGGCATTTATAGTATGGTGGACTCTGTCATGGAAGATTGTGCATTCATTCCGCTATTTGGTCGCTAATCTTACCTGAATAGCAATTGGCATCAGCTCATCATTGCTGGTTTTATGAAGCAGGACCAGAGGAGCCATCAAGTACTGCTTCTTCCCGTTGATGACGTTTGGCATCAGTCCATCCAAACGCTTGTAGTCACACAGGAATATGTTTCCTTTCTTTTACAATTTGGAGTGAGGATGAGAAATAAGTGGATTCAGAGAATAttaatcacactaagtcaaTGCAAGTGCAAACATATAtgatacatatacatatatacacacatacatatatgatCAAAGTCAAAACAGTCACCTTCATTTCATCTGCCAACCTCCGACCCTCGAGGGAGAGCATGGCCTCTGGCACAGGAAAGTTACCAGGCAGGGCTGAACAACGTTGGATCATCATGGGGTTGGCCCCGTTTAGAAACTGGTAGCCAAAGAAATCATCTTCCTTCCAATTATCCTGGACATAATCTGGAAAGAAAGCACAGGTTACCATATTGGAGTTTTAAACGTTCTGCTAGAAAACAATTTTGTGTATTACATTTATCCCATATTTATAAAGCTAAGTAACAAGAACATGAGTAACATCTTTTTAGGTGGCATCATGAGCATTTGAACCAACACCATCCAGTATGTCATTAAACCAGGCCGACAGTACCTGAGATGTCAGTGTCTTTGCAGCAGAACACCTTATGGATATGATCAATATCTGGCCAGTTCTCCTGGCAATCAGATAATCCCTTCAGCTGCAACTCCACCAGCctaagaaataaaatgaagaattaAAAATCATCAATAACCTTCAAAAAATGTTATAGGGAAACTCAGTTCCACAGAATACTCACGCAGTGGCTTCTGTGAAGATAAACTCTGAAGCCTTAGTGAAGGAGAACCAGACCTCATAAGGCAGAGAAAAAAGGCCCTTTGTCTTCATGCAGTGGGGTATTCCCTCTAGATACTCATCCCAGCTGGTAAATAAAGAGCAATGAGGAACACCGACACAAGTCAATAAGCCCTTTAATTTAGTCTGTAAGCACAATATACTTAACTTGCGTGAAGGTGAATGTATATTTTTGGATGCATGAAGCTGTGAACGACTGCTCACCGGTAGTCTTCCTCTCGCTGCTTCAGCTCCTGCATCCGACTGTATCGGCCCAGATCGTTGTCATCCTCGAAGACTCTCAGAGCttgaagaaataaataagaCGGCTTCAAATTGTTAATAAACACATTGTGTTGGTTACTCCTGCCTTAGAGAccagcttctccttctttcaCGTCTTACATGAGGTCTAAGTCCGATTTACACAAACCTTTTGCCTCCCTGAAGCGGTGCACCTCACTGTCAGTGATCCAGCGATGGATGGGAAACATGTAGGTTTTACCCTCAGGGGACTTCACTTCTATCTTGGCAGGGAACCAAGAATCTTCAGGGAAGATGCTGAAAGGCTCTTTATCAAGCTCTATCAGGACCAGCGATCCAAGAGAGACGGGGCAGGACACAGTGAAAGAAGTGTCCTGGATTAAGAACAGGAAAATGGTTAGCATACCATACTGAATGGAGACAAAATATAGaatgtatgcatatatataataattatttagAAGCTCATTATGATTTTTTGCTTTGGTCACCAAAGTTAAAGAGTTAAAGTGCAGCTTTTATCCTGTTGATCTTGTAGGTGGGCGAAGGATAACAAAAACCTCTGGTTGATGGAAATTTGATTCAATAATCTGAAGTTTAGGGAGAGTGTCATTCATTTAGATAAGGAAGTTTCAgactcactgctcctctgatgAAGGATAGGGCTCCTTTATATTTATCGAGCCAGGTGCGGTCACTCTCCCCATCAGTGCCCACCAGCTTGATGTAGACGTTGTTAAGGGTGGCGGCATTGGCCACATCGGTAGTGTATACGGTCACTTTGTAATTCACAATTTTCATACTTGCAGGCAGAGGAATCCTGGTGGAGAGAAACACATTAACCTTACTAAAGATTCGTCCAACTGTTATACCAGATCAACCTCAATGCAAAGAACCTTCAACAGACTGCTATCACAATGACAATGGCTTTTGCAAAATACATAAGATGTAACATTAAAGGTTTCTTGCTCACCACTCAGGCTCCTTGGATGGACTCTCGATGTTTGTGTTGACGGGAACACGGACCCTTCTCCTTTTATACACACCGCTTTGTGGGAGTTTACAGCCTGTGCAAATGGATATGGATATTGGATGTTACACAACTGTTGACACTTCCAGCACATCAATCATTATTTGTAGGTGTCACCTTCCAAAGAATTCTCTTCATCTTCTAGGAGATCAGTGTGTCTTCAATCATTAACTGAAGGAGTTTGGTTCCAAAGAAGTTGGCCAAATATTGTGTCGAAAGAGAGAAAATTTCGTAATGCTTAAAAACTGTCGCAATTATTAAATGTGCCGATGTGAAACGCCATTATGAGGGACAATGAGCTCCTCCGTGTGAGGAGGAAAATTACCCTGATGCATTAACGCCCAGGTTTAAAATCAACTTTCCCACAGTAGCAGGTGACAGATGCCGTTTTCTTCCTGGCAGTAACATGGCAGTAACACAACTACGCCACACAGTTTATATAAAaggttatatattataaaaaggcGATATATATTTgtaacacattttaataatgaattcttAAAAGAACCAAAATGCATCCGTTTTTTATGACAAAAAAAGTATGTGCTTCAATCATTCCTTCAGGAAATTGAGTTGATTTTATCAACTTTATCtgaatatgattattattattattattgtaaatattgccattgttttttaaaaaattttttatTAGTAGTTCTAAATTTGCAACATTAATGCTTTATAATTATTTGAACAATTACTTCATATGCATTGACCGTGTTgtcattttattgtgtttattctgtacTCATTGCACTCCTGTCCATCTGATACGTGGATCCATCCTCTGAggtttctactttttttttggccattgAATATATTCAGGGTGAGTTT
Proteins encoded in this window:
- the LOC134107856 gene encoding polyunsaturated fatty acid lipoxygenase ALOX15B-like, with protein sequence MTDALEGCKLPQSGVYKRRRVRVPVNTNIESPSKEPEWIPLPASMKIVNYKVTVYTTDVANAATLNNVYIKLVGTDGESDRTWLDKYKGALSFIRGADTSFTVSCPVSLGSLVLIELDKEPFSIFPEDSWFPAKIEVKSPEGKTYMFPIHRWITDSEVHRFREAKALRVFEDDNDLGRYSRMQELKQREEDYRWDEYLEGIPHCMKTKGLFSLPYEVWFSFTKASEFIFTEATALVELQLKGLSDCQENWPDIDHIHKVFCCKDTDISDYVQDNWKEDDFFGYQFLNGANPMMIQRCSALPGNFPVPEAMLSLEGRRLADEMKKGNIFLCDYKRLDGLMPNVINGKKQYLMAPLVLLHKTSNDELMPIAIQLKQIPAHDNPIFFPTDGFDWLLAKVFVRSADFNEHQLGTHLLRTHLLAEVFTVSLLRNVPMVHPLYKLLAPHTRYTIQINYLARDFLISESGVFPQIAASGGDDMKTLLKRLWSSVTYSSLCIPDDIAERGLEDVPNFYYRDDGLKLWGIINRFVQGVLSFYYKTDAEVQKDSELQKWISDIFEYGFLSQTGPGIPQGFTTVAGLVKFVTMVIFTCSGQHSAVNSGQYDYGGWMPNTPSSLQQPPPTTKGRASEATLLQTLPDVNTTVKGMATLWLLSKQSTDFVPLGQYPEEHFGEKQPCRLIKRFEAELKVLSAEIRARNHILHVPYTYLDPLVTENSVSI